One Bacteroidota bacterium DNA window includes the following coding sequences:
- a CDS encoding tetratricopeptide repeat protein has protein sequence MNPPLINNFLNKTRWQLIFLAGVISVLYFRSLPYEFIGLDEQSLLINKKEFNQKLSNIPKAFSQHVFQTEDYVETPGSIKFYRPLLTVSFILDAQFAKEGFKVFHFTNILFHFMAVAGLLFLLLQLKIPPPLSFVFSLLFAVHPLLTQAVGWIPGRNDSIACGFVLWSFYFLLKTTSLKSSPEERISNTLFHILFFTAALFTKENTVMFSLLCVFWILFPGRKNLSVRNKTAHFVSYILIISLWYFARKTAIGENISLPDLSGEGWGGALYYSFLKNFPLVLQYFQKTILPVNLAVMASVQDTNYGWVMLSLALFGAGIYFTKKIPWTEILFGLLWFFLFLLPTLLFSYFEGMEHRSYLPVIGLLLAFVHLEPVQNLIRNKNLLIGIFGTVILIFSVITFTRLPVFSSELNYWKNAYETSAHSSVVCRDYGVILTKLGDYPNAEKAYLEGIKRNPKETLLHYNLGVMYFRMQRFEEAKAQLAKELEINSTNFMVYHVLGVIYKQENRMEEAGMMWEQAVSINPNFVESYKELLSYYSQKKDTINFIRCKNALEKNGYNIIDKRNEK, from the coding sequence ATGAACCCGCCACTCATCAACAATTTTCTTAACAAAACCCGATGGCAGCTGATTTTTCTGGCTGGCGTGATCTCGGTTTTGTATTTCCGTTCGCTTCCCTATGAGTTTATCGGGCTGGATGAACAATCGTTATTAATTAATAAAAAAGAATTCAACCAAAAACTATCAAACATTCCCAAGGCATTTTCACAGCATGTTTTTCAAACGGAAGATTATGTGGAAACGCCCGGCTCAATAAAATTTTACCGCCCGCTCCTTACCGTTTCATTCATCCTGGATGCGCAGTTTGCGAAAGAGGGATTTAAAGTTTTTCATTTCACCAATATCCTTTTTCACTTCATGGCAGTTGCCGGGCTGTTGTTCCTGCTTCTGCAATTGAAAATTCCTCCGCCTCTGTCCTTTGTTTTTTCTTTATTGTTTGCCGTTCATCCGTTGCTCACTCAGGCGGTTGGCTGGATTCCGGGAAGAAATGATTCCATTGCCTGCGGATTTGTCCTCTGGAGTTTTTATTTTTTGCTGAAGACGACCTCTCTTAAATCCTCTCCCGAGGAAAGGATTTCAAATACACTGTTCCATATTTTATTTTTTACTGCTGCGCTCTTCACCAAAGAAAATACGGTGATGTTTTCTTTGCTTTGTGTTTTCTGGATTTTATTTCCGGGCAGAAAAAACCTTTCCGTGAGAAATAAAACAGCTCATTTTGTATCTTATATTCTTATTATCTCTCTGTGGTATTTTGCAAGAAAAACTGCCATCGGTGAAAACATCTCCCTTCCCGACTTGTCGGGAGAGGGTTGGGGCGGAGCATTGTATTACTCCTTCCTGAAAAACTTCCCGCTGGTGCTGCAATATTTCCAGAAGACAATCCTTCCTGTGAACCTTGCCGTAATGGCATCGGTTCAGGATACAAACTACGGATGGGTGATGCTTTCGCTGGCATTGTTCGGTGCAGGAATTTACTTCACAAAAAAAATTCCATGGACAGAAATTCTTTTCGGGCTGCTGTGGTTTTTTCTTTTCCTACTCCCTACTCTGCTCTTCAGTTATTTTGAAGGCATGGAGCATCGCTCCTATCTGCCCGTCATCGGATTGCTTCTTGCCTTTGTTCATCTTGAACCTGTTCAGAATCTTATCAGGAATAAAAACCTACTGATTGGAATCTTTGGAACCGTCATTTTAATCTTCTCTGTCATCACGTTTACGCGGCTTCCTGTTTTTTCAAGCGAGCTGAACTACTGGAAAAATGCCTATGAAACTTCTGCACATTCTTCCGTGGTGTGCAGAGATTACGGAGTCATTCTCACTAAACTTGGCGACTACCCCAATGCGGAGAAAGCCTATCTAGAAGGAATAAAAAGAAATCCGAAAGAAACATTGCTTCACTATAATTTAGGCGTGATGTATTTCCGCATGCAGCGGTTTGAAGAAGCCAAAGCCCAGCTTGCCAAGGAACTTGAAATCAATTCAACCAACTTTATGGTGTATCACGTGCTGGGTGTTATTTACAAACAGGAAAACAGGATGGAAGAAGCCGGCATGATGTGGGAACAGGCAGTTTCAATCAATCCGAACTTTGTTGAATCGTACAAAGAACTTCTCTCCTATTACTCGCAAAAAAAAGATACCATCAACTTTATCCGTTGCAAAAACGCGCTGGAGAAAAACGGATACAACATAATAGATAAGAGAAATGAGAAG
- the xerD gene encoding site-specific tyrosine recombinase XerD, which yields MQWQISIKGFQSFLKLEKSLAKNSIVAYTEDVERFVQFLADKKYDLPPDKIEHRHMTEFVKWLNELERSATTQSRVISGIRAFYKYLLLENLVTKNPTELLETPRLGRKLPDVLNVDDIDHLLSAIDMSTPKGQRDRTMLETMYSCGLRVSELVNLQLSDLFFDTGFVRVIGKGDKQRLIPIGSVAMKCIGIYKDQIRIHTDAKKGFEDFLFLNNRGRGLTPAMVFIIVQNVAEKVGMKKHVSPHTFRHSFATHLVENGADLRAVQEMLGHESITTTEIYTHLDRKYLRDTIEKFHPRARRK from the coding sequence ATGCAATGGCAAATTTCTATAAAAGGGTTTCAGTCGTTTCTCAAGCTGGAGAAATCGCTGGCTAAAAATTCCATTGTCGCCTATACCGAAGATGTGGAGCGCTTTGTTCAGTTTCTTGCCGACAAGAAATATGATTTGCCGCCCGACAAAATTGAACACAGGCACATGACCGAGTTTGTGAAATGGCTGAATGAGTTGGAGAGAAGCGCCACCACACAGTCGAGGGTGATTTCGGGCATACGGGCGTTTTACAAATACCTGCTTCTCGAAAATCTTGTTACAAAAAACCCCACCGAACTTTTAGAAACTCCCCGGCTGGGAAGAAAACTCCCCGATGTGCTGAATGTGGACGACATTGATCATCTTCTTTCGGCAATTGATATGTCAACACCCAAAGGGCAGCGCGACAGAACCATGCTTGAAACCATGTATAGCTGCGGTTTGCGCGTGAGCGAGCTGGTGAATCTTCAACTATCCGATTTGTTTTTTGATACCGGATTTGTGCGCGTGATAGGCAAGGGAGACAAGCAGCGTTTGATTCCGATTGGAAGTGTGGCGATGAAGTGTATCGGCATCTATAAAGATCAGATACGCATTCACACGGATGCGAAGAAAGGGTTTGAAGATTTTCTTTTCCTGAATAACCGCGGAAGAGGGCTCACCCCTGCCATGGTTTTCATTATCGTTCAGAATGTGGCGGAGAAGGTAGGGATGAAGAAGCACGTGAGTCCGCACACATTCAGGCATTCATTTGCAACGCATCTGGTAGAAAATGGCGCTGACCTTCGCGCGGTGCAGGAAATGCTGGGGCACGAAAGCATCACAACCACCGAAATCTATACGCATCTTGACAGGAAATACCTGCGCGATACGATTGAGAAGTTTCATCCCAGAGCAAGGCGCAAGTAA